The following coding sequences lie in one Spinacia oleracea cultivar Varoflay chromosome 1, BTI_SOV_V1, whole genome shotgun sequence genomic window:
- the LOC130465433 gene encoding uncharacterized protein produces MVAIWLLCHYNDRNFDVRVQDTDETNYMDLVDDLFDDSIKQDVLIPDLFRLFYVNPSTNKRVELLNDVGLMGMWGLFKRTDTVEIWIEKANEKETSIQFRTAVKKRKDRKERKAAELRRKAEEFEREREEERRRLEREAEIQRDLEEQLANTVAVEVPVYDVEDLSVEYVRVYSSQHADCFSPGGSQPPNTQKEPSPPPREPSPPPNHQPTEQQQQHQTEHQPDQTPPPNRAELNKGRGFRISRSHAKKTGEFVPKKRGGRPAGSRVRKPTAYNVEEEEQWDDESDDENFEESESDSETGFNSDDFIDEEIEEDEEQDVLKEVISERSFEDHLDGSNKLDNLYANGKVVGSMPWGTIKLQPWMIFQSKTHFMEVFRDFCIQEGFALGH; encoded by the exons ATGGTCGCAATTTGGTTGTTATGTCATTATAATGATCGGAATTTTGATGTGAGGGTACAAGATACTGATGAAACGAACTACATGGATTTGGTTGATGACTTGTTTGATGATTCTATTAAGCAAGATGTTCTGATTCCCGAtttatttagattgttttatgtTAATCCTAGTACGAATAAAAGAGTAGAATTGTTGAATGATGTTGGTTTGATGGGCATGTGGGGTTTATTTAAGCGCACAGATACTGTGGAAATATGGATAGAGAAGGCAAATGAGAAGGAAACTTCAATCCAATTTAGGACTGCAGTTAAGAAAAGGAAGGATAGGAAGGAAAGGAAGGCTGCAGAACTTAGAAGGAAAGCTGAGGAGTTTGAGAGGGAGAGGGAAGAGGAAAGGAGAAGGTTAGAAAGGGAGGCTGAGATTCAAAGGGATTTGGAGGAGCAATTGGCAAACACAGTGGCAGTTGAGGTGCCTGTGTATGATGTTGAGGATTTAAGCGTAGAGTACGTACGTGTTTACAGCTCACAACATGCTGACTGCTTTTCCCCGGGAGGTTCCCAACCACCAAATACACAAAAAGAGCCTTCACCACCACCAAGAGAGCCCTCGCCACCACCAAAT CACCAACCCACagaacagcagcaacaacatcaaacaGAACACCAGCCAGATCAGACACCCCCTCCTAACAGGGCTGAGTTAAACAAAGGGAGGGGTTTCAGAATTTCCAGAAGTCATGCTAAGAAGACGGGTGAGTTTGTTCCTAAGAAGAGGGGGGGAAGGCCTGCTGGTTCAAGGGTGAGGAAACCCACTGCATACAATGTGGAGGAAGAGGAGCAATGGGAtgatgagagtgatgatgaaAATTTTGAGGAGAGTGAGAGTGATAGTGAAACTGGTTTCAACTCCGACGATTTCATTGACGAAGaaattgaagaagatgaagaacaaGATGTTCTTAAGGAGGTAATTTCTGAGAGAAGTTTTGAGGATCATTTAGATGGGAGTAATAAGCTGGATAATTTGTATGCAAATGGGAAAGTTGTGGGAAGCATGCCATGGGGGACTATCAAGTTGCAACCATGGATGATATTCCAAAGCAAGACACACTTCATGGAGGTCTTCAGAGACTTCTGTATTCAAGAGGGATTTGCT TTGGGCCATTAA
- the LOC130465401 gene encoding uncharacterized protein, which yields MVTSQWLCTKLLPDIEANPEIPIKTLQRKALGIYRVQVKQRLMYKVRSLGRQQIYGGFDESYALLPSYAEMIKSTNPGSYALVTWTADSGNVTPRFKACFFSFAAQVRGFLRGCRPIIGIDGAHLSGYYKGILLTAVAIDGNNEIFPLAYSIVSTESMDTWSYFFRSLKALFVQHGCQRDDWTFISDRMRGVESALYDVFPKAVRRVCAQHLYTNCRQAGYSGTAFHDLFWVAADAYNPYVFNKAMEKIGKLIPEAVGYLDKVPEQWSRHKFDVGVTCDHNTTNFVESFNACTKPFRDLPVLSLLEEIRSWCMTKIGARFDKAVDIGPDQLTPYATKELEERSADSRFCYATNAGGGGVNLRF from the exons ATGGTGACATCTCAGTGGCTATGCACCAAACTACTTCCTGACATTGAAGCAAATCCAGAAATCCCAATTAAGACACTTCAAAGAAAGGCATTGGGGATTTATAGGGTACAAGTGAAACAGAGGTTGATGTACAAGGTGAGAAGCCTCGGGAGGCAGCAAATTTATGGAGGTTTTGATGAGTCATATGCCCTTTTACCATCCTATGCTGAAATGATCAAATCTACCAATCCTGGGAGTTATGCCTTGGTCACTTGGACTGCAGATTCTGGTAACGTGACACCCCGTTTCAAGGCTTGCTTTTTCTCCTTTGCTGCACAAGTTAGGGGTTTCTTAAGAGGTTGTAGGCCTATCATAGGCATTGATGGTGCACATTTGAGTGGATACTATAAGGGAATTCTCCTCACTGCAGTTGCTATCGATGggaataatgagatttttcCATTAGCCTATAGCATTGTGAGTACGGAGAGTATGGACACATGGTCCTATTTTTTCAGAAGTTTGAAGGCTTTGTTTGTTCAACATGGGTGCCAGAGGGATGACTGGACTTTTATTAGTGACAGAATGAGG GGAGTAGAATCTGCTTTGTATGATGTTTTCCCCAAAGCAGTCAGGAGGGTCTGTGCTCAGCATCTGTATACCAACTGCAGACAAGCTGGATACAGTGGCACAGCCTTCCATGACTTGTTCTGGGTTGCTGCTGATGCATACAATCCATATGTCTTCAACAAAGCCATGGAAAAGATTGGCAAACTCATCCCAGAAGCAGTGGGATATCTTGACAAAGTGCCTGAACAGTGGTCCAGACACAAGTTTGATGTTGGGGTCACTTGTGATCACAACACCACCAACTTTGTGGAATCCTTCAACGCGTGTACCAAACCCTTTAGGGATCTTCCTGTTTTGTCACTTCTTGAAG AAATAAGGTCTTGGTGCATGACGAAGATCGGGGCCAGATTTGATAAAGCTGTTGACATTGGACCCGATCAATTGACGCCATATGCTACTAAGGAGCTTGAAGAGAGGAGTGCTGACTCGAGGTTCTGTTATGCAACTAAtgctgggggggggggggtgaatttgaGGTTTTAG
- the LOC110776958 gene encoding uncharacterized protein — protein sequence MVAAISSSLCAPNLICGRKGQQLLHSRFCQDAAFTMLNSPFLGRSNKVNQIRAGRKEGSLSAKSSESKEPVPSWAKPDSDEPPPWARDEGKSNESKDGLEVPFFVYLLASAITAIAAIGSIFEYVNQNPVFGLLNSDSIFYAPVLGFFALTGIPTSAFLWYKSVQVANKEAEEQDKRDGF from the exons ATGGTTGCAGCAATATCATCTTCTCTTTGTGCACCAAATTTGATATGTGGGAGGAAAGGTCAACAGTTGCTTCACTCAAGATTTTGTCAAGATGCTGCTTTTACAATGCTGAATTCGCCTTTCTTAGGAAGAAGCAACAAAGTTAATCAGATTCGTGCTGGCAGGAAGGAGGGTTCTTTGTCTGCAAAGTCAAGTGAATCCAAGGAACCAGTCCCTTCGTGGGCTAAGCCTGACTCGGATGAGCCACCGCCTTGGGCTCGTGATGAAGGCAAGTCGAATGAATCGAAGGATGGACTTGAGGTCCCTTTCTTTGTTTATTTGCTTGCCTCAGCTATAACAGCTATAGCTGCT ATTGGTTCAATATTCGAGTATGTGAATCAAAATCCTGTTTTTGGGCTTTTGAACTCGGATAGCATTTTCTATGCTCCTGTGCTGGGATTTTTTGCGTTAACTGGAATTCCAACTTCG GCTTTCCTTTGGTATAAATCTGTTCAAGTTGCCAACAAGGAAGCTGAAGAACAAGATAAGAGAGATGGTTTTTGA